AATACCCGGATTTAAACAACACACATCTGTGTGGCCACAGCTGTAAACTTCATTTACTAAACTGAAATTTTGCATCACATTCAGAGAGCCTCTTCACAGTATCGGTCTTTCCCATCATGTCTACTCTGCGCCCTCAGACGTACTATGAAGCGGCGTACGTCTCCCTGATGAGAGGCTTGGGGGAGCTGGACCTAAGTGGATCCTGTGTTCCCAGTAAGCTGGTGCTGACTGGACACCATGCCTTTCCTTTAGTGATGAACAGCCGAGGACAGGTCCTGATGGCTGCCTCCTTGTATGGTCATGGGCGGATTGTGGTGTTGAGTCACGAGGGCTACCTGACTGATTTTCCATTGCTGGTTGACAATGCAGTGGCCTGGTTGAGAGGGGATGGATCCAACAacctgtccgtggggatccacagcaaTCTCAGAAAAGTTGCTGATAATCTCAGTAAATGTAACCTTGAAACTAGAGTCGTGGGAGCGTTTAGTCCCGGTCTTGGGGTTAGTGTTTATGTGACAGATGCTTACAGTGTGACTGCAGAAGTTAAGGACCTGGTGGCGTTTCTGAAAGCTGGAGGAGGAGTGTTGATAGCAGGACAGGCATGTAGCTGGGCGCAGAGCATCCTAAGGAAAATGCACTGCTTCATTTCCCAGGGAATAAATGGTCTGGTGTGGCAGGAATCTATTCTCCAATATTTGTGGTGAAGGAGAGTGTCTGCAAGTCTTCCCTCAGATTCCCTCCTCCTGGAGGGCTGTAGAGTGAGTGCATCTTCTTCACATTTTGAACAGGTTTAGTTTTCAAATGTTAGACTTATCTTTAGTCTGAGAATGTTGAATTGTGCCCTTTCTGTATATTTAATCTtgcatgttcagttttatcaattTATCTAAAGAATTTTGCATCGAGGGTTTTTATCCACTGCACacagaaataaattatttatttgtgaaTTGTTTTTAGTTATTAGCTTTTCTCACAGCTTTTTAGAAGTTCCAAGCCATATAATACTTTGATGTGGCTTGCTATCATCTCTGTATAAAAGTTGTACGTTAGTCTATTTCTCTCAATTTGGTTCAGCCTAGACACAAGGTATTTATTTAGTCTTGAAGCCATCTGTGCGTCATACATATATTTATTGGTATAAATAAAGCTTAAGGTGAAATTTCTGTTGCTTTTCCTCCTCTAAtcatgtgagtgtgtgtctttCAACTTCTTAAATCCAGTGTCCATCAGGATTTTGTGGATGACTTGGAGTTCTTGCTTCAGGGAGTTACAGAGTTTGACCTCCAGGGAGGATTAATTGCTTCTGAGGTTCTGGTCCACGGCTCGTTGTCCTTCCCTATTGGTTTCACACCAGAATGGACGGGCGTTCCTGGCTGGAGCCCTACTACGGACAGGGACGTGTCATCGTGGTGACACATGAGGTCTTCTGGGACGAGAGGTGACTCTTAAAACTAATTTTAGAAAAAAGCAAATGTTTTTGAGCAGTGAACAGAGAATTTGTCTCCTTGGTAGATTATGAACATTTTGGGAGAATTTTCTTTCATTGTTCTAGTGGATGGATGAAATGTGTGTAGATTTCAAAATAATTACATGGAATATGATTTCTTTTGTCAAATGTTAACATACTGCATGTCATCAACAGTTGCTGACTCCAGTTGGTTGCGAAATGAGACGTGTGCTTCATCTGTTAAATTTAATGTCATGTGACTATTCAAATGATGTCTGCCTTGTACTTTGTACTTCATCACAGACATTGGCATCATTTTTGGAAAAATGCTGTTCATGGTTGGATGAAGATCGCAAGGGGGTCTTGGTGTGCAGCCGCAGCTTGGCCAGGCCTTCGAACTTCTCAGCAAGTTGAATTTCAAATGTGAGAATACAAACTTCAGAAAAGACCTAAGCGTGTTTGTGTGTACTGCATACAGTGATGACCACAAAGAGGAAATCCAAAACTTTGTGGCAGAGGGAGGAGGCCTGCTGATTGGTGGACATGCTTGGTACTGGGCACAGTCACACGGTGGGGAAAATCCAATGACGAATTTCCCAGGTATGATATTCTGCCGCAAGAGTTTGAAGTTATAGCATTTACATTAACCCAATTAACAAGAgttaagttgattgattgattgattgattgattgattgaagagctCATTCAGAAACAGTGTGTCCACACAAATGTGTTGAAACACCAAACGGTTGACCTTGTATCGAGAAATAGAGGCATGGCAATATGTATATTGCAGCCCACATGCACACGCCTGTCAGATTAGAATGATTCTGATTCACAAACATGCACCCAGTGGTGAGAACAAAATTGACTGGTATGCACGTGTCATGAATCTGGCAGATTTTGTGCATACACCTATTTTAAGCAGAGTGTAAGAACGTTTCTGCGCACATACTAGTGAATTGATGAGTAAGTAGAATTCAGTGCCCAGTGGGGGTGCAATCTATATTGACCTAATTTGTGTTGGTAGAGAAGCTGGTAAGAGAATGTTACAGTCATATGTGCCTACTGGCACAACAAGTGATGATGATAAATGTGTTAGTGGTCACATATTCAGTAACATCATTCAGCCATAACCACAATAGTTTCAAACTGTTTGTTTGTGCTGTTTTCAGGAAACAAGATCCTCAATAAAATGGGCCTGAGCCTGCTGGGGGCAACAGTTGATGGAGGTTGTTACAAGGCTCCTGTGCCTAACCATGCCATGAAAGAATCCTACAACTTTCGCCATATTTTACACCGCTTTGCTTGTCATGTTGCTCAGGGTGAGAAACTGAgcgaacatgaagaaaaatgtcttAAACAACTGGGCGAGGACTGTGCCAACTATTTGCACATGAATGCACATGACTCTGCTTCCTACACAGAGGTGGTGTCAACACTTACTGACATCTTGAAGAATTCGTCCATGCCACAGGTAGGGCTTATAGCAATGGCACTgatttaaccaggttaatcccattgagatcaaggtcTCTTTTATCTCTGGTCCTCGGGATGCCCTAACTTAGCATATTTCCATTTCTCCCCCGACTACTCACAGGTACTAAACTAATAGGCAAAAGGTTTTGAGCGAGTTGGTCTTTGTGCTGTATGGCTGAAAAGACCCAACAAAacatagaaaaaaaatattttgaaacTATGGCAGCTAGGGCAACCATTCTTATTCTTTCTGGGGAGATTTTGGAGTGAGAACATGAAATTGCATCTGCATTTCACACTCCAAAATACTCTCAATGTTTTTGCCTTTTTCAGCTGACCTAATTAGACCTTACGTACCgttccgggctttacgttctcagggtgcaggactactttgtgtcctaaggtgtctaaaggtatagaaatggatttaaataacattgaagcgtgccaccctctgccccggagaaatgacggtgataaacgaaccgtcatcatgagattcatcaacagaaaacacaaaacagcactgttaaaacaaggaagaaaactgaaagggacaaacgtattcatcaatgaacatctcaccaaacggaatgccgacatcgccaggaaagcacgcttcttgaagaaacagggaaaaatccagcacacatggacttcaaactgtaaaatattcatcaaactgaacggatcaccagaacaagcaaaagtcatggcaataaggaacatcgaggagctggacaaatatgaacaatagtgtttcttaaagcgaggatctggacaaatatgaccaataggtatgaggacacaaacacatcacaacaccatgacacagaccagaggaacctattcatctactacctattcatctacatctggagacaagaaggatataactcaaaggattgctgatcatggaaaagtagaactgagaacatttaaatacacagaccacaatgtactggacttggagcacgatatagacccggacaataattcttctcaaatatcaatgacagttgttgctattatacagatgaacagtttaatcggatcattaaacggataacaaattatcaataatccatttcaacagcagaagtctatatgcaaactttaacaacattaaagaatatttaagtcagtttaaaaaaatatttaacataattgctatatcagaaacatggatcaatgaagataaaggaatggattttgaactggatggatatgaatttaattgtgtaaacagaaaaaataagagtggaggaggagtggctgtgtatgtggataagaacatggattataaaatagtagacaatatgacaactgtgattgataacgtattagaatgtataactattgaaatatgtgaagaaaaaagcaaaatgtattagtcagctgtatatatagagcaccaggatctagtattgaaacattcactgactgtatgggaaaatgttctcaaaaactaatcaaaaaactgtgttcatttgtggtgacttaaatattgatctgctcaatccaaataagcataaaataacagatgaatttatcagtgtaatgtacagtatgagtttatatccaaaaatcaccaggccaagcagaattacatcccatagtgctaccttaattgataatatattcagcaatgatattgagaataacactgtgagtggattattaatcaatgacattagtgatcatctaccagttttcatcgtttataatagaaaccatcggcggaatcagccagaggagaaaataaaatacaggcgagtgcggacagaggaaaacatgaacacactaaagaaggatttacaggagcaaaactgggaaaaggtatacagtgaaagtgatgttgatagtgcatatgaaacttttttacaaatatttacatcattatatgataaaaattgtccaattaaacaagactacagaaaacaaaaatccaagctcgaccatggatgacgaaagggttacgaaatgcatgtaataagaaaatacactgtatagagaattcataaaactaaagactaaagaggcagaaaatagatataagaaatacaaaaatagattaactaatattatacgggtatgtaggaaggaatattatagtaacatattatataataacaaaaaacaatattaaaggaatatgggatatattaaatagcattatcaaaaatggtaataaaaaacagagttaccctcagtatttcattgataataatgtcaagaaggaaaataaggatgaggtagtcaacggttttaataatttttttgtaaatattggaccaagcttggcagaaaaaattcccgattcccaacctgaggattgggataataatctcatagaaagaaatccctgttcaatgttcctcacagcagtggatggaaaagaaattatagacattgtgagtaattgtaaatataaaacatctaccgatttaaatgaaattgatatggtggtggtaaaacaggtcattgaatggattgtagaaccattaatatacatctgtaacttatcatttcaaactggtaaatttcccaatcaaatgaaaatagctaaggttgtgccgctgtataagactggggatagacaccacttcacaaattatagacctgtttctttgcttccacaattttccaaattattagaaaagttattcaataatagattagacaaattcataaataaacataaattacttactgatagtcaatatggattcagagcacatagttcaacatcacttgcattaatagaatcagttgaggagattacaaacgccatagaccacaaattacattcagttggaatatttatagaccttaaaaggcttttgatacaattaatcatgacatattaatcaataaacttgaacagtatgggattagggggttggtgttgcactgggtgagaagctacttaagtaacagaaaacagtttgtgaagttgggggaatatacatcatcatgcttggacaatgcttgtggtgtcccacaggggtcagtattgggtccaaaactgtttctaatttatataaatgatattgtcaatgtttccaaaatattaaaattagtattatttgcagatgacacaagcatttttgttcaggggggggatttgcaggagttactgaggaggatcagtatagaaatgggaaaattgaaaatatggtttgacagaaacaaattatcattaaacttaagtaaacaaaatacatgttatttggctattgtaatacagacatacaggttcagttacaagtcgagggggtagatattgaaagggtacatgaaaataagtttctgggggtgataatagatgataagataaactggaagactcatataaaacatatacaaagtaaattgTCAAGAagaatttcagttctaaacaaagcgaaacatattctggaccacaactcactccgcattctttactgctcactggttttaccatatttacagtactgtgcagaggtatggggtaatacttataaaggtacaacacaatcactatcagtaatgcagaaaagagctataagaattattcataatactggctatagagatcatacaaatccactatttttacaatccagattcttaaaattcacagacttggttcattttcaaacagtacaaattgtgtataaagcaataaacaatttacttccagcaaatattaaaaatatgttttttaacagatcaggggattacagtctgagggggaaatttaatttaaagcatcagtgggcacgaacaacattaaaaggtttctgtatttctgtctgtggggtgaggatgtggaacagattgggagtggggctcaagcaatgtccaagcatgaaccagttcaaacagcggtacaaaaatatgtttttttctgggtatagggaggaggaagggtaatgagggttagggtgtttttgttttttgcttcggcttgtaaatatatagtattttgtatgtaagtaggtatgtgtaggtgtatatttatgtttgtgtatatatatgtgtatatatgtatatgtgtatatatgtatgtgtatatatgtgtatgtatatgtgtatgtatgttgatgtgtgtatgtatatatgtatgtgtatgtgtatatatatgtatatatatatgttgatatcggtttaggtgtgtaggaatctatgtgtatatgtggcaaagggtattactggttgtggggaagaaggggtagggataaataagctgatgcttcaccctaccccttttcggacatgttgggtacacagtaggaacttttttgttgttgtctttactgatctatcttgtaattgttgttgtatcaaatgttcgaaataaacagttttcattcattcattcattcaaggtgaaaaagaagtctgcgggtcacagagctttctcttatcgtgctcctgttctgtggaatgatctccctgcgtcaataaaatagtcagattctgtggagcttttcaagtccagacttaagacgcacttattttccctttcatatggctagcatactggtacagttttgttttactctttttactcttttaattcatttattagtaattggagcgggctgcggcctcaactttatctaaattctgggtttttagtgaagtttagggctagtggccggcgatcaccttagtatttcttctgtttttcttgttgtttaatgctggcaaattatacagtattttttgtctttctgatgcctgattctgttttttctctctgtttaagttgcagctccatccagagatgggagttgtactcGTGTTGgcgaccttcctgtcctgtgcgccaatagcatttcttgtatattgttctgtgaattgctctgtaatttatgtttgtagcatggcccaagcagagggtcacccctttgagtctggtctgcttgaggtttctttctcagagggagtttttccttaccactgttactctgggggttggtaaggttagactttacctgtgtgaagggctttgaggcaactctgttgtgatttggcgctatataaatgaaaacaaattgaacttGAAATTGAAATCTGGTGTAGCAGAGTATATCCAAATCGCTTGAAGTGGTGTAGACACCACCAAATCTGAAAAAGTTTGGGTGATATGCAAAATGCAGTAGCAGTGATTCTGACATTTACTTTTACTTATTTTTCTTATGAAGGCTTTTTATGGATCACAGGGTCACAGTGGacagaggtggaaaactctggCTTCATAAAGTAAAAGCCCTACCATGtatttcttctacctgtgcacctaaaacagatgatctcaataattagctcttccacctgcctgaagagctgaactaattacaatcagctggtttattaggaagatggaacaaatatgtggtggacttttactttctgaagccagagttttccacctctgccaATGGATGCTAAGTCCACTGTTATTTGTGTAGAACTAATCAGTTTTTAGTGATACATTTTTCATTTACATTCAAGGTATGTGACAGCTGTCCAGTGCAGAGTTCCAAAGACCACCTACTCCTCAGTATGGGGGCTGAGCTTTATAAGGCTTGCCCAGATCCAGACTCCCTCCTGCCCTACCTGGTCAAGAACAATCCCATGATGCCTGTGGTCTTTAACCACAGAATCAGGATTGCTGCAAACACAGCaggtgatttgatttgatcatattTGCAATAACTATAatataaccccaaatcagaaaaagttggatcaaagatattttatgttttgtgtgacccACTTCATGTCATTTGTTCATATCTGTCTATTTCTGCATTtcagacctgcaacacattcaaaaaataaataaaataaaattggaaCAGGGCAATATTTCCTAAATATAAAGATTCAGTCATCACTGTTACAGTTAAATTTCTGGAGAAAAGTCAGGGGACTGGATATGTCTTGTACTtcattaacaaatacaaacagtatggtactgtgatGTATGTAAATCCATGTTAAGTATACAGTCCCCAAAATTCTATTCCATTCCAATTCTATTCCATGTTGGAAGGTGATAAGTGAAGGTAGCCACCAAGACACATAGAAAAATTTTACAgtggatctggaaagtattcacagagcttcactttttacacactttatgtcacagccttgcttccctcaaaaatctacacacataatggcagtgatttttttttttttttttttttttagattttgcaaatttagttaaacaaacagacaaccaaaaaactatgaaatcacatatacataagtattcacagtctttgccttgcagcacaaaattgagcttcaggcacatcctgtttccccggatcatccttgagatgtttctccagcttatttggagtccacctggggtaaattcagttgattggacatgatttggaaagacacacagctgtctacatataaggtcctacagttgacagtgcacgtcagaacacaaaccaagcatgaagtcaaaggaattgtctgtaaacctccgagacaggattgtcttaaggcacatatctggggaagggcacagaaacatttctgctgctttgaaggtcccagtgagcacagtggcctccatcatccttaaatggaagacGATCGGATCCATCAgtcctcttcctagagctggccgcccgtccaaactgagcgatcgggccaGAAGGGCCttatagtcagagaggtgaccaagaacccagtggtcactctgtcagagctctaacattcctctgtggaaagtcaagaaccttccagcaggacaagtatctctgcagcaatccaccaatcagacttgtatggcagagtggccagacggaagccactccttagtaaaaggcacatgacagcttgcctgaaatttgccaaaaggcacctgaaggactctcagaccatgagaaacaaaattctgtggtctgatgagacaaagattgaactctttggtgtgaatgccgggcaacatgtttggaggaaaccaggcaccatccctacagtgaagcatggtggtggcagcatcatgctgtggggatgtttttcatcggcaggaactgggagactagtcaggattgagggaaagatgaatgcagcaatgcacagagacatcctggatgaaaacctgctccagagcgctcttgacctcagactgggatgacagttcatctttcagcaggacaatgaccctaagcacacagccaagatatcaaaggagtggcttcaggacaactctgtgaatgtccttgagtggcccagccagagtccagatctgaatctgattgaacatctctggagagatctgaaaatggctgtgcaccaacgctccccatccaacctgatggagcttgagaggtgctgcaaagaggaatggacaaaactgccaaaagacaggtgcacca
The sequence above is drawn from the Thalassophryne amazonica chromosome 4, fThaAma1.1, whole genome shotgun sequence genome and encodes:
- the zgc:162193 gene encoding LOW QUALITY PROTEIN: TRPM8 channel-associated factor homolog (The sequence of the model RefSeq protein was modified relative to this genomic sequence to represent the inferred CDS: inserted 4 bases in 4 codons; deleted 5 bases in 3 codons); translated protein: MSTLRPQTYYEAAYVSLMRGLGELDLSGSCVPSKLVLTGHHAFPLVMNSRGQVLMAASLYGHGRIVVLSHEGYLTDFPLLVDNAVAWLRGDGSNNLSVGIHSNLRKVADNLSKCNLETRVVGAFSPGLGVSVYVTDAYSVTAEVKDLVAFLKAGGGVLIAGQACSWAQXHPKENALLHFPGNKWSGVAGIXFSNICGEGECLQVFPQIPSSWRAVDVHQDFVDDLEFLLQGVTEFDLQGGLIASEVLVHGSLSFPIGFTPMDGRSWLEPYYGQGRVIVVTHEVFWDERHWHHFWKNAVXWLDEDRKGVLVCSRSGQAFELLSKLNFKCENTNFRKDLSVFVCTAYSDDHKEEIQNFVAEGGGLLIGGHAWYWAQSHGGENPMTNFPGNKILNKMGLSLLGATVDGGCYKAPVPNHAMKESYNFRHILHRFACHVAQGEKLSEHEEKCLKQLGEDCANYLHMNAHDSASYTEVVSTLTDILKNSSMPQVCDSCPVQSSKDHLLLSMGAELYKACPDPDSLLPYLVKNNPMMPVVFNHRIRIAANTAGEEEWLSTGLYLSPGMKTYIALPAEIIKKGWKIQIGCHTDYLKAAELKRAPCVHEKFPVTTDMMQVCNLWGGLIYLVAPPETKVEGPEVIVQVAVPAPYYKSGVTTASHWSVQRTAPSPWAELEFENIILTVPSDFVRDLEHPDELAALWNNIMRGIADLAATPHKFQRKERFVADVQISCGWMHAGYPIMMHLQSAAEVVSADNMRNNGLWGPIHELGHNQQRGCWEFPPHTTECTCNLWSVYVHEEXLGIKRGKAHPNMTLANRKSRVQNYVKEGRKLGDWNVWVALETYMQLQDRFGWDAFKKVFAAYHNMSNFPNNNKDKMNLYAETFSQAVGMNLAGFFKAWGWPIETATESKLSNLPAWSDHPMVQYE